The following are from one region of the Vibrio parahaemolyticus genome:
- a CDS encoding NAD(P)H-dependent oxidoreductase, giving the protein MTNKKVLILFAHPSQHRSEVNTPLFKEAQKIEGVTCVDLYGEYPRFNINIDREQQRLREHDVVIFQFPLYWYSTPAILKEWQDLVLEYGFAYGTEGTELQGKTMLCVLSAGGKEEAYKAEGYNHFTIRELLAPIEQMSALTGMHYIAPLALFGSRTAAEEGRIPRHIERYKKLLTALVEDRLDVEAAASLIKLNSALPKLIKEAS; this is encoded by the coding sequence ACAAATAAAAAAGTACTGATTCTCTTTGCTCATCCTTCCCAGCATCGTTCAGAAGTGAATACTCCACTTTTCAAAGAAGCTCAAAAAATCGAAGGCGTGACATGCGTTGACTTGTACGGTGAGTACCCTCGTTTCAACATCAATATCGACCGAGAACAACAACGCCTTCGTGAACATGATGTGGTGATTTTCCAATTCCCGCTTTACTGGTACTCAACACCAGCGATTTTGAAAGAATGGCAAGATTTGGTGTTGGAATACGGCTTTGCATATGGCACCGAAGGAACCGAACTGCAAGGCAAAACCATGCTGTGCGTGCTTTCTGCCGGCGGCAAAGAAGAAGCCTACAAAGCCGAAGGCTACAACCATTTTACGATTCGGGAACTGCTCGCTCCTATCGAGCAAATGTCCGCACTCACGGGCATGCACTATATTGCGCCTCTTGCTTTGTTTGGTTCGCGTACCGCAGCCGAAGAAGGTCGTATCCCGCGCCATATTGAACGCTATAAAAAGCTCTTAACGGCACTGGTCGAAGACCGATTGGATGTCGAGGCCGCCGCTTCGCTCATTAAACTTAACAGTGCATTGCCGAAGCTCATCAAGGAGGCGTCATGA
- a CDS encoding monovalent cation:proton antiporter-2 (CPA2) family protein → MTGIFLQAFVYLVAAVIAVPLAKRLGLGSVLGYLIAGVVIGPIIGLVGEETTTIQHFAEFGVVMMLFLVGLELEPKMLWAMRNRLMGLGGLQVGGTVAAIMGIALYFEQPWTIALAIGLIFALSSTAIVLQTFSEKGLTKTEGGKNAFSVLLFQDIAVIPMLAFIPLLALPELVEQAQNAVQTAAQHHDDLNLVADLPGWAYGIVITASIAIVVVGGHFLSRPLLKYVASSGLREIFTATALMLVIGIAALMSLVGLSPALGTFLAGVVLANSEFRHELESNIEPFKGLLLGLFFITVGAGINFSVLFGDFWLIMALTIGVMVLKALVLFILALIFRVKGSNRWLFTLSLAQAGEFGFVLLSFSVQNHVIPFELSQTLALVVAISMFLTPGLFILFDRVILPRFETQSNERESDTIEETGTVIIAGIGRFGQIVNRLLVSNGVTTVVLDHQANQVDNMRQIGTRAYFGDATRPDMLHTAGIEHAAALVVAIDNQESSVELVKYVKHTYPKVKIIARAFDRGHGYLLRQAGADVIESETYHSALEMGGHAMKALGIHPFFVEQQKDTYKRVEARKSEMLYQAWEDDSEGERFDNNFRELFIQLEEKMAEEMRKDRHDKLSRSERGWTPPPKGYAENFDGENVQDITPPKEEAI, encoded by the coding sequence ATGACAGGAATATTCTTACAAGCCTTTGTGTACCTTGTAGCCGCCGTTATCGCGGTTCCGTTAGCAAAACGCTTAGGTTTAGGCTCTGTACTGGGCTACCTAATTGCCGGCGTGGTGATTGGCCCAATCATCGGCCTAGTAGGCGAAGAGACCACAACGATCCAACATTTTGCGGAATTTGGCGTTGTAATGATGCTGTTTCTTGTTGGTTTAGAACTCGAACCTAAAATGCTGTGGGCGATGCGTAATCGCTTGATGGGGTTAGGTGGCTTGCAAGTTGGCGGCACTGTCGCCGCGATTATGGGTATCGCCTTGTACTTTGAGCAACCTTGGACGATTGCTCTGGCGATTGGCCTAATTTTTGCGCTGTCATCAACCGCCATTGTGCTGCAAACCTTTAGCGAAAAAGGGCTAACCAAAACAGAAGGTGGTAAAAACGCGTTTTCTGTTCTGCTCTTTCAAGATATCGCTGTTATCCCGATGTTGGCCTTTATTCCATTGTTGGCCCTGCCGGAGTTAGTCGAACAAGCACAAAATGCCGTTCAAACTGCTGCGCAGCATCATGACGATTTAAACCTCGTGGCCGATTTGCCGGGCTGGGCATACGGAATTGTCATCACTGCATCGATTGCAATTGTTGTGGTTGGCGGACACTTTTTAAGCCGCCCGTTACTTAAGTACGTGGCGAGCTCTGGTTTGCGCGAAATCTTTACGGCGACCGCGCTCATGCTGGTGATTGGCATCGCTGCGCTGATGAGTTTAGTGGGCTTGTCTCCTGCGCTTGGAACCTTCTTGGCTGGCGTTGTATTGGCAAACAGTGAATTCCGCCACGAGTTAGAGTCCAACATCGAACCATTTAAAGGTTTATTGCTAGGTCTGTTCTTTATTACCGTTGGCGCGGGAATCAACTTCTCGGTTCTATTTGGTGATTTCTGGCTGATCATGGCGCTGACCATTGGCGTGATGGTATTGAAAGCCTTGGTGCTGTTTATTCTCGCGCTGATATTTAGAGTGAAAGGCAGCAACCGCTGGCTGTTTACCCTAAGCTTGGCTCAAGCGGGTGAATTTGGTTTTGTGTTGCTAAGCTTCTCTGTGCAAAACCACGTCATTCCGTTTGAACTCTCGCAAACTCTTGCACTGGTCGTTGCGATTTCAATGTTCCTGACCCCGGGCTTGTTCATTTTGTTTGATCGGGTGATTTTGCCTCGCTTTGAAACCCAATCGAATGAACGCGAAAGCGATACGATTGAAGAAACTGGCACAGTCATCATTGCTGGTATTGGCCGCTTTGGTCAGATTGTGAATCGCCTATTAGTATCAAACGGCGTAACAACGGTAGTGCTTGACCATCAAGCCAACCAAGTCGATAACATGCGCCAGATTGGCACTCGTGCCTATTTTGGTGACGCTACCCGACCAGATATGCTGCACACGGCAGGTATCGAGCATGCGGCTGCGTTGGTCGTCGCGATTGATAACCAAGAATCGAGTGTGGAACTGGTGAAATACGTGAAGCACACCTACCCGAAAGTGAAAATCATCGCACGCGCTTTCGACCGCGGTCATGGTTACTTGCTGCGTCAAGCTGGCGCCGATGTGATCGAATCGGAAACTTATCACTCGGCACTGGAAATGGGTGGACATGCCATGAAAGCGTTGGGCATTCACCCATTCTTTGTTGAACAGCAAAAAGACACTTACAAGCGCGTAGAAGCTCGTAAATCTGAAATGTTATATCAAGCGTGGGAAGATGATTCGGAAGGTGAGCGCTTCGATAACAACTTCCGCGAGCTATTCATCCAGCTCGAAGAGAAAATGGCGGAAGAGATGCGCAAAGATCGTCACGATAAGTTATCGCGTTCTGAGCGAGGCTGGACGCCACCGCCAAAAGGTTACGCTGAAAACTTTGACGGTGAAAACGTGCAAGATATTACGCCACCAAAAGAAGAAGCGATTTAA
- a CDS encoding ArsR/SmtB family transcription factor, protein MELEAVAKALKELGHPTRLCIYKEVVKAGYKGIAVGGVQEKLGIPASTLSHHISSLASAGLITQRREGRILFCVAEYECLDDVIDFLRAECCVNECQ, encoded by the coding sequence ATGGAGCTAGAAGCCGTCGCTAAAGCATTAAAAGAATTAGGGCACCCTACCCGTCTATGCATTTATAAAGAAGTCGTTAAAGCGGGCTACAAAGGCATTGCGGTAGGCGGTGTGCAAGAAAAACTCGGTATTCCTGCATCCACACTTTCTCATCATATTTCCAGTTTAGCCTCTGCAGGACTCATTACTCAGCGCCGTGAAGGCCGTATTCTTTTTTGTGTTGCTGAATACGAATGTTTGGACGATGTCATCGACTTTCTTCGTGCCGAATGTTGCGTGAATGAATGCCAATAA
- a CDS encoding alpha-amylase family protein, giving the protein MSGLQETQSAGANVILHAFDWKYADIAQRANEIHELGYGSVLVSPPMKSAHDERWWQRYQPQDYRVIDNALGDTQDFIYMVRELERVGVLVYADVVFNHMANEAHLRRDLQYPRQDVLDQYRQDEHKYQSLKLFGDLSKPLFSEEDFVEAFGIKDWKDKWQVQNGRITGGPTDPGLPTLRVCEHVVEQQRAYLKALKAIGVKGFRIDAAKHMTLEHLKRVWTDDITQDVHIFGEIITDGGATEEEYQLFLEPYLQETRLGAYDFPLFSTIFKAFSKKGSFKSLIDPYCFGQALSNGRAITFVVTHDIPNNDVFLDLIMDEEDEWIAYAYILGRDGGVPLVYTDLDTSGIKNKNGKPRWKDAWNDPRMAKMIAFHNVTHGESMTVLEGNDDMLVLKRGEKGIVVLNKSTRAQSLSLKTECDWFDLMSDQSVKAGIELKVPAKSFMLLVQK; this is encoded by the coding sequence CGCCTTTGATTGGAAGTACGCTGACATTGCCCAACGAGCAAATGAAATCCACGAGCTAGGTTATGGCTCGGTGCTGGTTTCGCCACCAATGAAAAGCGCCCACGATGAACGTTGGTGGCAGCGCTATCAACCACAAGATTACCGTGTTATCGACAACGCGCTCGGTGACACCCAAGACTTCATCTATATGGTTCGCGAGCTCGAACGCGTAGGCGTTTTGGTATACGCCGATGTGGTGTTTAACCACATGGCTAACGAAGCACATTTACGCCGTGATCTGCAATATCCTCGTCAGGACGTATTAGATCAATACCGACAAGACGAACATAAATATCAGTCTTTAAAGCTTTTCGGCGATTTATCCAAACCGCTATTTAGCGAAGAAGATTTTGTTGAAGCGTTTGGTATCAAAGACTGGAAAGATAAATGGCAGGTCCAAAATGGCCGAATTACAGGTGGGCCAACCGATCCTGGTTTACCAACCCTTCGCGTTTGTGAACATGTTGTCGAGCAGCAGCGAGCTTACTTAAAAGCATTGAAAGCGATAGGTGTGAAAGGCTTCCGTATTGATGCCGCGAAGCACATGACGCTTGAACACTTAAAACGCGTATGGACAGACGACATAACCCAAGACGTGCATATTTTTGGGGAAATCATTACCGATGGCGGTGCAACAGAAGAAGAGTATCAACTGTTTCTTGAGCCGTATTTACAAGAAACCCGTTTAGGTGCGTATGATTTCCCGCTGTTTTCGACCATCTTTAAAGCATTTTCAAAAAAAGGCAGTTTCAAGTCTCTGATTGACCCTTACTGTTTTGGCCAAGCGCTTTCAAACGGTCGAGCCATCACTTTTGTGGTGACGCATGATATTCCCAACAACGACGTCTTTCTCGATTTGATAATGGATGAAGAGGATGAGTGGATCGCTTATGCCTACATTCTTGGTCGCGATGGCGGCGTGCCTTTGGTTTATACCGATTTGGATACCAGCGGCATTAAGAACAAAAACGGAAAGCCAAGATGGAAAGACGCTTGGAATGATCCTCGTATGGCGAAGATGATCGCGTTCCATAATGTGACTCATGGCGAATCAATGACGGTACTGGAAGGGAATGACGATATGCTAGTGCTAAAACGCGGAGAGAAAGGCATTGTAGTGCTAAACAAATCCACGCGCGCACAATCGCTATCGCTAAAGACAGAGTGTGATTGGTTCGATTTGATGTCAGATCAAAGCGTTAAAGCCGGGATAGAACTGAAGGTTCCGGCAAAGTCGTTCATGTTATTGGTGCAAAAATAA